In the Malania oleifera isolate guangnan ecotype guangnan chromosome 1, ASM2987363v1, whole genome shotgun sequence genome, one interval contains:
- the LOC131145087 gene encoding 21.7 kDa class VI heat shock protein, translating to MASSKHLKVQSEDRTRQKWCVPLQEDVFSTFLSRGSPTVHKVFGAGSLFSPLLFGKFFDPSDAFPLWEFESSILLADLRSSGQSSVDWFQTDELYILKAELPGLEKDHVQVCVENGKVVEVSGQWKQQRESKTGDWRSGHWWEYGYVRRLELPEDADREKIEAHVNNDVFLEIRIPKGSSDDDTPRENVAAAKDSETVCKHEKLENPAFPLSISFFLLLFFYFQCKGKFNFPIFFFFSCIFS from the exons ATGGCTAGCAGCAAACACCTCAAGGTTCAATCGGAGGATCGGACTCGACAGAAATGGTGTGTGCCACTGCAAGAAGATGTGTTCAGCACATTCCTCTCAAGGGGTAGCCCAACTGTGCATAAGGTTTTTGGAGCAGGGTCATTATTTAGCCCTTTGttgtttgggaaattttttgatCCCTCTGATGCCTTCCCTCTCTGGGAATTTGAGTCAAGTATTTTGTTAGCTGATCTTCGGAGCTCCGGACAGAGCTCTGTTGATTGGTTTCAAACAGATGAACTGTACATACTAAAAGCAGAACTACCAG GACTTGAGAAAGATCATGTTCAAGTCTGCGTTGAAAATGGGAAGGTTGTGGAGGTTAGTGGGCAATGGAAGCAGCAAAGAGAGTCCAAGACAGGAGACTGGAGAAGTGGGCATTGGTGGGAATACGGGTACGTTCGGAGGCTTGAGCTGCCGGAGGATGCAGATAGGGAGAAGATTGAGGCACATGTGAATAACGACGTATTTTTAGAGATTAGGATTCCCAAAGGCTCATCGGATGACGATACTCCTCGAGAAAATGTAGCAGCAGCCAAAGATTCCGAAACAGT GTGCAAGCATGAAAAGTTGGAGAATCCGGCCTTCCCCCTTTCTATTTCATTTTTCCTTCTtctgtttttttattttcaatgtaaagGAAAATTCaattttcctatattttttttcttttcttgtattttctcatga
- the LOC131145092 gene encoding kinesin-like protein KIN-14N, giving the protein MVGPTSNGRARQAFSVVNGGPDPAPGSAASSDCGGIEFTREDVDALLNEKMKGKNKFNLKEKCDQMMDYIRKLRLCIKWFQELEGSYLLEQETLRNMLEMNERKQTETEAQMRNKEEELNSIIVELKKNYMSSQEKFAKEEADKFAAMDSLAKEKEARVAAERLQASLSEELGKVQREQLNASQKISSLNDMYKRLQEYNTSLQQYNSKLQSELATTNEALKRVEKEKAAAVENLSTLRGRYNVLQDQLTSSRALQVEAVKQKETLANEVECIRGELQQVRDDRDGLLLHVDTLTEEMVKYKECTGKSFAELDSLSAKTNELEATCLSQSEQIRTLQEKLVVAENKLRMSDLSALETRVDFEEQKKLNNDLQDRLADAELKIIEGEKLRKKLHNTILELKGNIRVFCRVRPLLPDDSAGAETKVISYPTSTEAFGRGIDLLQNGQKHSFTFDKVFMPDASQDEVFVEISQLVQSALDGYKVCIFAYGQTGSGKTYTMMGKPGLPELKGLIPRSLEQIFQTRQSLRSQGWKYEMQVSMLEIYNEMIRDLLSTNRSCSDVSRTENGVFGKQYTIKHDANGNTHVSDLTIVDVHSTREVSFLLDQAAQSRSVGRTQMNEQSSRSHFVFTLRISGVNESTEQQVQGVLNLIDLAGSERLSKSGSTGDRLKETQAINKSLSSLSDVIFALAKKEDHVPFRNSKLTYLLQPCLGGDSKTLMFVNVSPDPSSLGESLCSLRFAARVNACEIGIPRRQTNSRPSDNRLSFG; this is encoded by the exons ATGGTAGGACCGACGAGCAATGGGCGAGCCCGGCAAGCTTTTTCTGTTGTCAATGGCGGGCCGGATCCTGCTCCTGGGAGTGCCGCTAGTTCCGATTGCGGCGGCATTGAGTTCACCAGAGAAGATGTGGATGCCCTCTTGAATGAGAAGATGAAAGGCAAGAATAAGTTCAACCTCAAG GAGAAATGTGATCAAATGATGGACTACATAAGAAAGCTTAGGCTTTGCATCAAGTGGTTCCAAGAGCTTGAAGGAAGCTACCTCCTAGAACAGGAAACACTGCGGAATATGTTGGAGATGAATGAGAGGAAACAAACTGAAACAG AGGCACAAATGAGAAACAAGGAAGAAGAATTGAATTCTATTATTGTTGAATTGAAGAAAAATTACATGTCTTCTCAAGAGAAATTTGCAAAGGAAGAAGCAGACAAGTTT GCTGCAATGGATTCACTTGCAAAAGAGAAGGAGGCTAGGGTTGCTGCAGAGAGGCTGCAAGCTTCCCTTTCGGAAGAGCTTGGAAAGGTTCAGCGAGAGCAGCTAAATGCTAGTCAGAAG ATATCATCATTAAACGACATGTACAAGCGGTTACAGGAGTACAATACAAGTTTACAGCAGTACAATAGTAAACTTCAGTCAGAGCTTGCTACGACGAATGAGGCCCTCAAACGAGTGGAAAAGGAGAAAGCTGCAGCGGTGGAGAACCTCAGTACTTTGAGGGGTCGCTATAATGTGTTGCAGGATCAACTTACTTCATCCAGA GCTTTGCAAGTTGAGGCTGTGAAGCAGAAGGAGACTTTAGCGAATGAAGTTGAATGTATTAGGGGTGAGTTGCAACAAGTGAGAGATGATCGTGATGGTCTCCTCTTGCATGTGGACACTTTAACAGAAGAAATGGTAAAATACAAAGAATGTACTGGAAAATCCTTTGCTGAGTTGGATAGCTTGTCTGCAAAAACAAATGAACTTGAG GCTACATGTTTGTCTCAAAGTGAACAGATAAGGACATTGCAGGAAAAGCTAGTAGTTGCAGAAAATAAGTTGCGG atGTCTGACCTATCTGCATTGGAGACAAGAGTGGATTTTGAAGAGCAGAAGAAACTTAATAATGATTTACAAGATCGTTTGGCAGATGCAGAACTTAAAATTATTGAAGGAGAAAAATTACGCAAAAAGTTACATAATACTATTCTG GAATTAAAAGGGAATATCCGGGTCTTCTGTAGAGTGCGACCATTGTTGCCTGATGACAGTGCTGGTGCTGAAACAAAGGTTATTTCTTATCCCACATCAACAGAAGCTTTTGGACGAGGCATTGACTTGTTGCAAAATG GGCAAAAACACTCCTTTACATTTGACAAAGTGTTTATGCCTGATGCATCGCAAGATGAGGTGTTTGTGGAAATCTCACAGCTCGTACAAAGTGCACTTGATGGTTATAAG GTTTGTATCTTTGCTTATGGCCAGACAGGTTCTGGTAAAACCTATACCATGATGGGCAAGCCAGGACTTCCAGAGCTGAAAGGGTTGATACCTCGCTCACTAGAGCAGATATTTCAAACTAGGCAATCTCTTCGTTCTCAAGGCTGGAAGTATGAAATGCAG GTGTCAATGTTGGAAATATACAATGAAATGATACGTGACTTGTTGTCAACAAATCGATCATGCTCAGATGTGTCACGGACAGAAAATGGTGTGTTCGGGAAGCAGTATACAATTAAACATGATGCAAATGGGAACACACATGTATCTGATCTTACCATCGTTGATGTGCACAGCACAAGAGaggtttcttttcttttggatCAGGCTGCGCAGAGCAG GTCTGTGGGAAGGACTCAGATGAATGAGCAATCTTCAAGAAGTCATTTTGTCTTCACCCTGCGGATATCTGGTGTTAATGAG AGCACGGAACAACAAGTACAGGGCGTTCTGAACCTCATTGATCTTGCTGGCAGTGAGCGTTTGTCTAAGAGCGGGTCAACAGGGGATCGATTGAAAGAAACACAA GCCATCAACAAAAGTTTATCATCTTTAAGTGATGTTATATTTGCTTTGGCAAAGAAGGAGGACCACGTACCATTTAGGAACTCAAAGCTTACTTATCTTCTCCAG CCTTGCCTTGGTGGGGACTCCAAGACCTTGATGTTTGTAAACGTTTCTCCTGATCCTTCTTCATTGGGTGAGTCACTATGCTCACTCCGCTTTGCAGCCAGGGTTAATGCTTGTGAGATTGGGATTCCTCGGCGTCAAACCAACTCACGACCTTCAGATAATCGCCTGAGCTTTGGTTGA
- the LOC131145106 gene encoding thioredoxin-like protein CXXS1 has translation MPKLKIGWIIGEVTNRPTCNTHLRPKLYKLTHLNTERRRRREEEEEMERREQHKKSRVVKVQSEESWDFLTTQANNQGCPVLAHFTAVWCMPSVAMNHFFEELALRYQDILFLAVDVDEVKGVASKMEIKAMPTFLLLREGAMVDRLVGANPDEMRKRISGFLKSIRSHKSTQA, from the exons ATGCCTAAACTCAAAATAGGATGGATAATTGGGGAAGTAACTAACAGGCCCACCTGTAATACCCATCTCAGACCAAAACTCTATAAATTAACCCATCTAAAcacagaaagaagaagaagaagagaagaagaagaagaaatggaacGGCGTGAGCAGCATAAGAAGTCAAGAGTTGTCAAAGTACAATCAGAGGAATCATGGGATTTCCTTACCACTCAAGCTAACAATCAGGGCTGTCCT GTGTTAGCACATTTTACTGCTGTCTGGTGCATGCCCTCGGTGGCCATGAACCATTTCTTTGAAGAACTGGCCTTGCGCTACCAAGATATTCTGTTTCTGGCGGTGGATGTGGATGAGGTTAag GGTGTAGCATCCAAGATGGAGATAAAGGCCATGCCCACTTTTTTGTTGCTGAGGGAAGGAGCCATGGTGGATAGGCTTGTTGGGGCTAATCCTGATGAGATGAGGAAAAGAATTAGTGGCTTTCTTAAATCAATTCGCTCCCATAAATCAACACAAGCATAG